The following are from one region of the Amycolatopsis sp. QT-25 genome:
- a CDS encoding DUF6114 domain-containing protein encodes MGTAPERARQAWRDFGHWRRSRPFTAGLFLVLSSVAMMLPPYATFRWGDVLVSITTIGGVSALLIGTLLAICGLSLWFRPQFRFAAALTAMLLSLVALGVTNLGGFLVGTLTGVIGAALALAWTDQPPAPRGKRRSVLRCLMVIGLVAVALEVLPVAARDEVTPARSWTLSASTLRLYGVVYHGIERILVDGSPTMTMKFTVKRIEAIDPVQVGELGNGHEVVTAARRGFSTASSTIELFTLRVTGVVSLLGLVGIPVDFTPDRPPPLVPPSVVLTEVTTINAQVRGGTIVIPNARLTIR; translated from the coding sequence ATGGGTACGGCACCGGAGCGGGCACGTCAGGCCTGGCGCGACTTCGGACACTGGCGCCGCAGCAGGCCGTTCACCGCGGGCCTGTTCCTGGTGCTGTCCAGCGTCGCGATGATGCTCCCGCCATACGCCACTTTCCGTTGGGGAGACGTGCTCGTTTCGATCACGACGATCGGAGGGGTGTCGGCGCTGCTGATCGGCACGCTGCTCGCGATCTGCGGCCTGTCGCTGTGGTTTCGACCGCAGTTCCGGTTCGCCGCGGCCTTGACGGCGATGCTCTTGTCGCTCGTGGCCCTTGGCGTGACCAATCTGGGCGGCTTCCTGGTCGGCACCCTGACCGGAGTGATCGGCGCGGCGTTGGCACTGGCCTGGACCGACCAGCCACCGGCACCCCGCGGCAAACGCCGATCGGTGCTCCGCTGCCTGATGGTGATCGGCCTCGTCGCGGTCGCGCTCGAGGTGCTGCCGGTAGCGGCGCGCGACGAGGTCACGCCCGCGCGGAGCTGGACCCTCTCGGCGAGCACTCTCCGCCTCTACGGCGTCGTCTACCACGGCATCGAACGGATTCTGGTCGACGGCTCGCCGACCATGACGATGAAGTTCACCGTCAAGCGGATCGAGGCGATCGATCCGGTCCAGGTCGGCGAACTGGGTAACGGCCACGAGGTCGTCACGGCCGCACGGCGCGGCTTCTCCACGGCATCCAGCACGATCGAGCTGTTCACACTGAGGGTGACCGGGGTCGTGAGCCTGCTGGGCCTGGTGGGAATTCCGGTCGACTTCACTCCCGATCGCCCACCGCCCTTGGTACCGCCGTCCGTGGTCCTGACCGAGGTGACCACGATCAACGCCCAGGTGCGTGGCGGAACGATCGTGATACCGAATGCACGACTGACGATCCGGTGA
- a CDS encoding LysR family transcriptional regulator, protein MPEPEIRELRYFRAVAEDLNITRAARRLGIAQPPLSRAIRGLERRIGAELFDRTGHRLALTPAGETLFAESARVLASLDAAVRRTRRVGHALVVTAKPGVAIRLLHRVRERFRADPAAPEIRMVVSDFGAQAELVRDGRADLAIAACVNGEGLETELLTTEPRVAALAADHELAGREVLTAADLLTEPAPRWEDSRVAGRGHWLGHPDRRADGPLVRDTAQLLDVVSFGQAVALVPASLAAVNIRPDVVYRPVGDVTPYRTLALWRPGSRSPSIARFLMIAAEHGPG, encoded by the coding sequence ATGCCGGAGCCGGAGATCCGCGAACTGCGCTATTTCCGCGCCGTCGCCGAGGATCTGAACATCACCCGCGCGGCCCGGCGTCTCGGTATCGCGCAACCGCCGCTGTCACGGGCCATTCGCGGGCTCGAACGCCGGATCGGCGCGGAACTCTTCGATCGCACCGGGCACCGGCTGGCGCTGACACCTGCCGGGGAGACCCTTTTCGCCGAGTCGGCCAGGGTGCTCGCTTCCCTGGACGCCGCCGTGCGCCGGACGCGGCGGGTCGGGCACGCGCTCGTGGTGACCGCCAAACCCGGTGTGGCCATTCGGTTGCTGCACCGTGTCCGTGAACGCTTCCGGGCGGACCCGGCCGCGCCGGAGATCCGCATGGTGGTGAGCGATTTCGGTGCGCAGGCCGAGTTGGTTCGCGACGGACGCGCGGACCTGGCGATCGCTGCCTGTGTGAACGGCGAAGGCCTCGAAACCGAACTCCTGACGACCGAACCGCGCGTCGCCGCGCTCGCCGCCGATCACGAGCTCGCTGGACGCGAAGTGCTCACCGCCGCCGATCTGCTCACCGAGCCCGCTCCGCGCTGGGAGGACTCGCGCGTCGCCGGCCGCGGCCACTGGCTGGGCCACCCCGATCGCCGGGCCGACGGCCCGCTCGTGCGTGACACCGCCCAGCTACTGGACGTGGTCTCCTTCGGACAGGCCGTGGCTCTGGTGCCCGCCTCGCTGGCCGCCGTGAACATCCGCCCCGACGTCGTCTACCGGCCGGTCGGCGACGTGACGCCGTACCGGACCCTGGCACTCTGGCGACCGGGGAGCCGGTCGCCGTCGATCGCCAGATTCCTCATGATCGCTGCCGAACACGGGCCGGGATAG
- a CDS encoding SDR family oxidoreductase produces the protein MHLHEVALVTGGNKGIGKEIVRRLAVRGLTVYLGARNPERGGAAGSDIRPLRLDVTDEASVAAALETIEAETGRLDVLVNNAGITSDWGLRTSDFTAAHLREVYEVNVFGVVTMMSACVPLLRRSPNPRVVNLSSGLASLTMLSDPGIPLPTEGLLAYSSSKAALNALTLLYAETLRADGIKVNAVSPGMVPTDQNAGAPFPRGHRTVAEGAAVPVLLATLPADGPSGVFRGPDSLEDVIPW, from the coding sequence ATGCACCTTCACGAAGTCGCTCTCGTCACCGGCGGCAACAAAGGCATCGGCAAGGAGATCGTTCGGCGGTTGGCCGTGCGAGGACTCACCGTCTACCTCGGCGCGCGGAATCCGGAACGGGGTGGCGCGGCCGGATCGGACATCCGGCCCCTGCGGCTCGACGTCACCGACGAAGCGTCCGTGGCGGCGGCGCTGGAGACGATCGAGGCCGAGACCGGCAGGCTCGACGTCCTGGTCAACAACGCCGGCATCACCAGCGACTGGGGGCTCCGCACCTCCGACTTCACCGCGGCGCACCTGCGCGAAGTGTACGAGGTCAACGTTTTCGGTGTCGTCACGATGATGTCAGCCTGTGTGCCCCTGCTCCGCCGCTCGCCCAACCCGCGCGTCGTCAACCTGTCCAGCGGGCTCGCCTCCCTCACCATGCTGAGCGATCCGGGGATTCCCCTGCCCACCGAAGGACTGCTCGCATACAGCTCGTCCAAAGCCGCGCTCAACGCCTTGACCTTGCTCTACGCCGAAACCCTTCGCGCCGACGGCATCAAGGTCAACGCCGTCAGCCCCGGCATGGTGCCGACCGACCAGAACGCCGGGGCTCCTTTTCCGCGCGGGCACCGCACCGTCGCCGAGGGTGCGGCCGTTCCGGTCCTGCTCGCGACGCTTCCCGCGGACGGCCCGTCTGGTGTCTTCCGCGGCCCGGATTCCCTCGAGGACGTCATTCCCTGGTGA
- a CDS encoding GntR family transcriptional regulator: protein MDKVYDDIHGLIVLGTYAAGQPISEQELCSRLGVSRTPVREALRRLQSDGLVRAARRGVTVVELDAKALRDAYLVRASLEALTAEQAARRQQAGELSPASLRRLTEYADLADEATRLGDLLNGVARNRAFHRCVAELADLPMALDVLDRIWDQIIVSTRASLTASARPARVDDEHRRLISAIAEGEPDETAARAREHVMATMSTVDETTKGRPT, encoded by the coding sequence TTGGACAAGGTTTACGACGACATCCACGGCCTGATCGTGCTCGGGACGTATGCGGCCGGGCAGCCGATCAGCGAGCAGGAGCTGTGCTCTCGGCTCGGTGTCAGCCGCACACCGGTGCGGGAAGCGTTGCGGCGGCTGCAAAGCGACGGCCTGGTTCGCGCCGCCCGCCGGGGGGTGACCGTCGTCGAACTCGACGCCAAGGCATTGCGTGACGCCTACCTGGTGCGCGCCTCGCTCGAGGCGCTGACCGCGGAACAGGCCGCGCGCCGCCAGCAGGCGGGCGAGCTGTCCCCGGCATCACTGCGCCGCCTCACCGAGTATGCCGACCTGGCCGACGAGGCCACCCGCCTGGGTGATCTGCTCAACGGCGTGGCCCGCAACCGGGCATTTCACCGGTGCGTCGCCGAGCTCGCCGACCTCCCGATGGCGCTGGACGTCCTGGACCGGATCTGGGACCAGATCATCGTTTCGACGCGCGCTTCGTTGACCGCGTCCGCCCGGCCGGCCCGCGTGGACGACGAGCATCGCCGTCTCATCTCGGCCATTGCCGAGGGCGAACCGGACGAAACCGCCGCCCGTGCCCGCGAACACGTCATGGCCACCATGTCCACAGTAGACGAAACGACGAAAGGAAGGCCCACATGA
- a CDS encoding OsmC family protein, which yields MSREHDYRVTVRWTGNSGSGTSGYRDYARDHDVVAEGKEPLKGTADPAFRGTADRWNPEELLVAALSQCHMLSYFALCARAGVIVTEYVDSASGVMREEPGTGGRFTEVVLHPEVTVAEPGMRDKALALHEQAHEICFIANSVNFPVRHEPVVR from the coding sequence ATGAGCAGGGAACACGACTACCGGGTCACGGTGCGCTGGACCGGGAACAGCGGCTCCGGCACCTCCGGCTACCGCGACTACGCGCGCGACCACGACGTCGTCGCCGAGGGCAAGGAACCGCTCAAGGGCACGGCGGATCCGGCGTTCCGCGGTACGGCGGACCGCTGGAACCCCGAAGAACTGCTGGTCGCCGCCCTGTCGCAATGCCACATGCTCAGCTACTTCGCGCTATGCGCCCGCGCCGGGGTGATCGTGACCGAGTATGTCGACTCCGCGAGCGGCGTCATGCGGGAGGAGCCCGGCACAGGTGGCCGGTTCACCGAGGTCGTGCTGCATCCCGAGGTGACCGTCGCCGAACCTGGCATGCGCGACAAGGCGTTGGCCCTGCACGAGCAGGCGCACGAGATCTGCTTCATCGCCAACTCGGTCAACTTCCCGGTACGGCACGAACCCGTGGTGCGGTGA
- a CDS encoding DUF3224 domain-containing protein: MNEVTGRFTLDSWNEDVYDERGGVRLLRVRNTKTFEGGIQGTSEANLLQVLAHNDSASYVGMERVHARIDGREGDFVLRHSAQGNAEGGSASIEVVTDSASDGLTGLRATMEITRAPNGEHSYVFKYELPS; this comes from the coding sequence ATGAACGAAGTGACCGGCCGATTCACCCTGGACAGCTGGAATGAAGACGTGTACGACGAGCGAGGCGGCGTTCGCCTTCTCCGCGTTCGCAATACCAAGACCTTCGAAGGAGGCATCCAGGGTACCAGCGAAGCGAACCTGCTCCAGGTGTTGGCCCACAATGACTCGGCATCGTATGTCGGCATGGAGCGGGTACACGCCCGGATCGATGGCCGAGAAGGCGATTTCGTATTGCGTCATTCTGCCCAGGGAAACGCTGAGGGCGGATCCGCCAGCATCGAAGTCGTCACGGATTCGGCCAGCGACGGCCTGACAGGACTCCGGGCCACGATGGAGATCACTCGTGCACCGAATGGTGAGCACAGCTACGTCTTCAAATACGAACTGCCCTCATAG
- a CDS encoding SDR family NAD(P)-dependent oxidoreductase, with amino-acid sequence MTGANKGIGREITRRLAAEGMTVYLGARDPERGKSAELELGGADTDVRFLQLDVTAAEQVDAAIARIENECGKLDVLVNNAGIVTEWGTPVEQITAAQVRQAYEVNVFGPIALIHACLPLLQRSSRARVVNLSSPLGSMALLSDPHHPISTRGLLAYSSSKAALNSITVLYANALRAKGIHVNAANPGLVATDLNVESPFSRGHQTVAEAAAVPVELALLDDTGPTGEFRGGPTGSVEQTVPW; translated from the coding sequence GTGACCGGGGCGAACAAGGGCATCGGACGGGAAATCACCCGGCGACTCGCAGCCGAAGGGATGACTGTGTACCTGGGCGCTCGCGACCCGGAACGCGGCAAGAGCGCCGAGCTCGAGCTCGGCGGCGCCGACACCGACGTACGCTTCCTCCAGTTGGACGTCACCGCAGCGGAACAGGTCGACGCCGCGATCGCCCGGATCGAGAACGAATGCGGGAAACTCGATGTCCTGGTCAACAACGCGGGCATCGTGACCGAGTGGGGAACGCCTGTCGAGCAGATCACCGCGGCACAAGTCCGGCAAGCGTACGAAGTCAACGTGTTCGGCCCGATAGCCCTGATCCACGCCTGCCTTCCGCTGCTGCAGCGCTCTTCCCGGGCCCGAGTGGTGAACCTGTCCAGCCCGCTGGGATCGATGGCCCTGCTGAGCGACCCTCACCACCCCATCTCCACCCGCGGCCTGCTCGCTTACAGCTCCTCCAAAGCCGCGCTGAATTCGATCACCGTGCTCTACGCCAACGCCCTGCGCGCGAAAGGAATCCACGTCAACGCCGCCAACCCCGGCCTCGTCGCCACCGACCTCAATGTCGAATCCCCCTTCAGTCGTGGACACCAGACCGTCGCAGAGGCAGCCGCCGTCCCCGTCGAACTCGCACTCCTCGATGACACCGGACCCACAGGAGAGTTTCGCGGTGGGCCCACTGGCTCGGTCGAACAGACCGTGCCGTGGTGA
- a CDS encoding NAD(P)H-binding protein yields MIVVTGGTGTVGSRLVRLLVERGEQVRVLCRDRRRAQTLFGDRVETFPVDLADPGSLAPALSGADRLFLLTTAAAVPDGQRAQEHNVITAARTVGVRHVVKLSAHGAHERSPIGFVREHWESERELKASGLAYTILRPGGYLQNFHRIGTDDAIYTCAQDGRTALVDANDIAAVAAVALTEDGHEGRTYTLTGPQAHTYDEAAAILSAAAGRTITHVRVPPAALVEAMAGAGLPRWLARDLTTQYEVIAAGDYDEVSGDVEVVTGRPARSVATFAADEFAGGGATSSDGPRPSAATTSSMLNIFTENPLAALEFYRDRLGFAVSSCWPNQDTPEHVVLRLGTSLLAVSHPAAVKSTGLKPASGSTFELVVSCEDVDRETARLRDGGTRILIEPYRHLGGHRRSYVADPDGNWIALVDTQPGREADPR; encoded by the coding sequence ATGATCGTCGTGACCGGCGGGACCGGAACGGTCGGCAGTCGGCTGGTGCGTCTCCTCGTGGAGCGCGGTGAGCAGGTTCGGGTGTTATGCCGGGACAGGCGCCGGGCGCAGACCCTCTTCGGGGACCGGGTCGAAACCTTCCCGGTCGACCTGGCCGATCCGGGCTCGCTCGCACCCGCGTTGTCCGGGGCAGACCGCCTCTTCCTGCTGACCACCGCCGCCGCGGTACCCGACGGTCAGCGTGCACAGGAACACAACGTCATCACAGCGGCACGTACGGTCGGGGTGCGCCACGTGGTCAAGCTATCCGCCCACGGTGCCCACGAGCGGTCGCCGATCGGGTTCGTGCGAGAGCATTGGGAGTCTGAGCGTGAACTGAAGGCTTCCGGACTCGCCTACACGATTTTGCGGCCGGGGGGTTACTTGCAGAACTTCCACCGCATCGGAACCGATGACGCGATCTATACCTGTGCCCAGGACGGCCGGACCGCGCTCGTGGACGCGAACGACATCGCCGCTGTCGCGGCCGTCGCGCTGACCGAGGACGGGCACGAGGGCAGGACCTACACCCTGACAGGGCCGCAGGCCCACACCTACGACGAGGCCGCCGCGATCCTGAGCGCAGCCGCCGGACGGACGATCACCCATGTCCGGGTGCCCCCTGCGGCACTCGTCGAGGCGATGGCCGGCGCCGGGCTCCCCCGGTGGCTCGCCCGAGACCTGACCACACAGTACGAGGTCATCGCCGCCGGCGACTACGACGAGGTCAGTGGCGACGTCGAGGTCGTCACCGGCCGCCCCGCCCGCTCTGTCGCCACCTTCGCGGCCGACGAATTCGCCGGTGGCGGTGCCACCTCCTCCGACGGACCGCGGCCGAGTGCCGCGACCACGTCCAGCATGCTCAACATCTTCACCGAGAACCCCCTCGCCGCGCTCGAGTTCTACCGTGACCGCCTCGGGTTCGCGGTGTCGTCCTGCTGGCCGAACCAGGACACTCCCGAGCACGTCGTGCTTCGACTCGGCACCTCGTTGCTCGCTGTCTCCCACCCGGCCGCGGTGAAGTCGACCGGGCTGAAACCCGCCAGTGGTTCCACCTTCGAACTGGTCGTCTCCTGCGAGGACGTCGACCGCGAGACCGCACGGCTCCGGGACGGCGGCACCCGGATACTCATCGAGCCCTATCGCCACCTCGGCGGACACCGACGCTCATATGTCGCCGACCCCGACGGAAACTGGATAGCGCTCGTCGACACGCAGCCCGGCCGAGAGGCGGATCCGCGATGA
- a CDS encoding MarR family transcriptional regulator: MTPSMPVEPPTPLSYEVIQLLVEMSARLSRNFAARAAELNLTAAEGKVLLALEPKATLSMRGLARKLGYDASNLTGIIDKLEDHGLVGRHTDRADRRIKNIMATDEGARVRDGLAQRLREDAGPVSALTEPELHELRALLVRAMDSNAP, encoded by the coding sequence GTGACCCCTTCGATGCCCGTCGAGCCGCCCACTCCGTTGTCCTATGAGGTCATCCAGCTGCTGGTCGAGATGAGTGCACGACTGAGCCGGAATTTCGCCGCGCGAGCGGCGGAGCTGAACCTCACGGCCGCCGAGGGGAAGGTCCTGCTCGCCCTGGAGCCGAAGGCCACCTTGTCCATGCGTGGACTGGCTCGAAAACTCGGTTACGACGCGTCGAACCTCACGGGCATCATCGACAAGCTCGAGGACCACGGCCTGGTCGGGAGGCATACGGACCGTGCCGACCGGCGGATCAAGAACATCATGGCCACCGACGAGGGGGCGCGCGTCCGAGACGGTCTCGCACAGCGGCTCCGGGAGGACGCGGGCCCGGTCAGTGCGCTCACTGAACCCGAACTACACGAGCTCCGTGCCTTGCTTGTGCGCGCGATGGACAGCAACGCACCCTGA
- a CDS encoding DUF418 domain-containing protein, with protein MGTDRIEALDVLRGVAILGTLGTNIWIFADQRGAAGFLDLPTPDSVTGVTELLLRFLSNGKFLALLSLMFGIGMELQYRSAKKRGARWPGWYLWRAALLFLEGVVHYTLIFEFDVLMYYAVVSALVAFVIGRSERVISIWLWFQGLLFVTVIGLLTLAQHYRHVPLTIDGTGPSTTSWPAAVADRIVMAGTYRAEAVLVIPLGMFLFLLGSRLMRRGVLADSRQGQRLRDRLMQVGLGVGVPLNLITTFSGASWFFADRYVTAGFVSIGLLGLVTTLVHRLRGEPGPLRRGLISVGRVALSSYILQNLIAGILCYEWGFGLSSTFAGTRPWGVIVLYLGVSALIMALSTLWLKWFSRGPVELLWQWAYLRPQRATTSRRE; from the coding sequence GTGGGAACCGACCGGATAGAAGCGTTGGATGTCTTACGCGGCGTCGCGATTCTCGGCACACTGGGCACGAACATTTGGATTTTCGCCGATCAGCGTGGCGCGGCCGGTTTTCTCGATCTGCCGACGCCGGATTCGGTGACCGGAGTGACCGAGCTGCTGTTACGCTTTCTCAGCAATGGCAAGTTTCTTGCCCTGCTTTCACTGATGTTCGGCATCGGCATGGAGCTGCAGTACCGCTCGGCAAAGAAACGTGGTGCCCGCTGGCCGGGTTGGTACCTGTGGCGTGCCGCCCTTCTGTTCCTTGAAGGAGTTGTTCATTACACGCTGATTTTCGAATTCGACGTGCTGATGTACTACGCCGTCGTGTCCGCGTTGGTCGCGTTCGTGATCGGCCGCTCCGAACGCGTGATCAGCATTTGGCTTTGGTTCCAAGGTTTGCTTTTCGTCACCGTGATCGGATTGCTCACCCTCGCGCAGCACTACCGCCACGTCCCGCTGACCATCGACGGCACCGGGCCGAGTACCACCAGCTGGCCGGCCGCGGTCGCGGATCGGATCGTCATGGCGGGTACCTATCGCGCGGAGGCCGTGCTCGTCATCCCCCTGGGCATGTTCCTGTTCTTGCTCGGTTCGCGCTTGATGCGCCGGGGGGTACTGGCGGACTCCCGGCAGGGTCAGCGGCTGCGTGACAGGTTGATGCAGGTCGGACTCGGCGTGGGTGTTCCGCTCAATCTGATCACGACGTTCTCGGGCGCGTCGTGGTTCTTCGCTGACCGATATGTGACCGCGGGATTCGTTTCGATCGGCCTGCTTGGCCTCGTAACGACACTGGTGCACCGGCTGCGGGGCGAGCCAGGCCCACTACGACGGGGGCTCATATCGGTCGGGCGTGTGGCCCTGTCCAGTTACATCCTGCAGAACCTGATCGCCGGAATACTCTGCTACGAATGGGGATTCGGATTGTCGAGCACTTTCGCCGGCACGCGACCGTGGGGGGTCATCGTTCTCTACCTGGGCGTGAGTGCGCTGATCATGGCCTTGAGCACGCTGTGGCTGAAGTGGTTCTCTCGAGGGCCGGTCGAACTCCTGTGGCAATGGGCCTACTTGAGGCCTCAACGAGCCACCACGAGCCGGAGGGAGTGA
- a CDS encoding S8 family serine peptidase: MADAATPASIDTTGGAYFAVLVPKAAPLDPAEMAVIANEGSIVQKWPQIGVVIARSRQADFAARVRRQGGIAGVGATRNLAELGTRSREASPVLRAATAEDRGDIGSRASASGEPLAANQWNMKLIGADQANDINPGSRNVLVGVMDSGIDSTHPDLRANIDHAASVNCGTDGVPDRTEASWQDRNGHGTHVAGIVAAARNGIGVAGVAPDVRIASIKVGAADDYIYPESAVCGYIWAAEHGVDIVNSSFSVDPWYLWCKSDPDQAAVAEAVRRSIAYATSRQVTTVSSLGNNNWDLAHDIVDTLSPNNGTLLTRNTDSSCVTLPAEIPGVVGVSAVGAAKSRYYASNYGTGVADLTAPGGDWRFQTPSTPDANGRVLSTVPGGQYGYLQGTSMAAPHVTGVLALLKSRYPMLSGDSLKAAAEAGAEVLPCPAGGVHDPGGTGQFRAVCEGGVSGAGFYGKGLVNALRAVS; this comes from the coding sequence ATGGCGGACGCGGCCACACCTGCGTCAATCGACACCACCGGTGGCGCGTACTTCGCCGTACTCGTTCCGAAAGCAGCGCCGCTCGACCCGGCGGAGATGGCGGTGATCGCCAATGAGGGTTCCATCGTTCAGAAATGGCCGCAGATCGGTGTGGTGATCGCCCGCTCCAGGCAAGCCGATTTCGCCGCGCGGGTGCGCCGGCAGGGCGGTATCGCCGGTGTGGGTGCCACGAGGAACCTGGCCGAACTGGGGACGAGGAGCCGAGAGGCGTCGCCTGTACTTCGGGCAGCGACTGCCGAAGACCGTGGTGACATCGGATCGCGGGCATCGGCATCCGGTGAGCCGTTGGCTGCCAATCAGTGGAACATGAAGCTGATCGGTGCCGATCAAGCCAACGACATCAATCCGGGCAGCAGGAACGTACTCGTCGGAGTCATGGACAGCGGTATCGACTCGACGCATCCTGACCTCCGTGCCAACATCGATCACGCCGCTTCGGTCAATTGCGGGACCGACGGGGTCCCGGACAGGACAGAAGCCTCCTGGCAGGACCGGAACGGACACGGCACGCACGTCGCCGGTATCGTGGCGGCGGCCAGGAACGGAATCGGTGTCGCAGGCGTCGCGCCTGACGTGCGCATCGCCTCGATCAAGGTCGGCGCCGCCGACGACTACATCTACCCCGAATCGGCCGTCTGCGGATACATTTGGGCCGCCGAACACGGCGTTGACATCGTCAACAGCTCATTTTCCGTCGACCCCTGGTATCTGTGGTGCAAATCCGATCCGGACCAGGCCGCGGTCGCCGAGGCCGTCCGCCGGTCCATCGCCTACGCCACATCGAGGCAGGTCACGACGGTCAGTTCGCTGGGTAACAACAACTGGGACCTCGCGCACGACATCGTCGACACGTTGAGCCCGAACAATGGAACGCTCTTGACTCGGAACACCGACTCGTCGTGCGTGACCCTTCCGGCCGAGATTCCAGGAGTCGTCGGTGTATCCGCGGTAGGCGCGGCGAAGAGCCGCTATTACGCATCGAATTACGGTACCGGTGTCGCAGATCTCACGGCGCCGGGAGGTGACTGGAGGTTCCAGACCCCGTCGACGCCGGATGCGAACGGGCGAGTGCTGTCCACGGTCCCGGGTGGCCAGTACGGCTACCTGCAGGGAACTTCCATGGCAGCACCCCATGTCACCGGTGTGCTGGCACTTCTGAAGAGCCGCTACCCGATGCTGTCCGGGGATTCGCTCAAAGCCGCTGCCGAAGCCGGCGCGGAGGTTCTGCCGTGCCCCGCCGGTGGCGTCCACGATCCAGGAGGCACTGGCCAGTTCCGCGCCGTCTGTGAAGGAGGCGTGAGTGGAGCGGGCTTCTACGGGAAGGGTTTGGTGAACGCGCTCCGAGCGGTCAGCTGA